A section of the Candidatus Poribacteria bacterium genome encodes:
- a CDS encoding DNA gyrase subunit A, translating into MENIQERNIENELKTSYLTYAMSVNTNRAIPDVRDGLKPSTRRIIYAMGEINLTANRPYDKCAAVVGEVMKNFHPHGDGPIYGTLVGMAQPFNMRYLLIDGQGNFGSIDDDPPGAMRYTECRLTAIAEEMLTDIEKQVVDFQPNYKESLEEPTVLPGLLPNLLVNGTTGIGVGYLTRIPP; encoded by the coding sequence ATGGAAAACATCCAAGAACGCAACATAGAAAATGAACTGAAAACGTCGTACCTTACCTACGCGATGAGTGTCAATACCAATCGCGCGATACCTGATGTACGTGACGGTCTCAAACCAAGCACACGTCGGATTATCTATGCTATGGGTGAGATAAATCTCACCGCGAACCGGCCCTACGACAAATGTGCCGCTGTCGTTGGGGAGGTGATGAAGAACTTTCATCCACATGGCGACGGCCCGATTTACGGCACTCTTGTCGGTATGGCGCAACCGTTTAATATGCGCTACCTGCTCATAGATGGGCAAGGGAACTTCGGTAGTATCGACGATGATCCGCCTGGCGCGATGCGCTACACGGAATGTCGGCTTACCGCGATTGCCGAGGAGATGCTCACTGATATTGAAAAACAGGTTGTTGATTTTCAACCGAATTACAAGGAATCCCTCGAAGAACCGACAGTCCTTCCGGGGCTCCTCCCGAACTTGCTTGTCAATGGCACGACAGGTATCGGTGTTGGTTACCTCACCCGTATACCACC